The proteins below are encoded in one region of Triticum aestivum cultivar Chinese Spring chromosome 1B, IWGSC CS RefSeq v2.1, whole genome shotgun sequence:
- the LOC123130805 gene encoding annexin D3 isoform X1 yields MCGWCCCLECIHNIPPLNLLFLHFSSAPRTGRDGEGARTLSPMASISVPDPASSPTEDAENIRKAVQGWGTDENALIEILGHRTAAQRAEIAVAYEGLYDKPLLRTLQDELSSHFKVIYTFTSMVGDLLASLSPDTVQNLHVCALIWSGGQGAMTLWTMDPAARDAKLAYKALRKKGGDRHAWVLIEVACASSPDHLVAVRKAYCSAYDSSLEEDVAACPLYKEPLKQFLVRLVSSYRDGGDHVDGELARAEAAELHGAVAAKKQPLHGDVVRIVSSRSKPQLKATFQHYKREHGKAIDEVLEGNRNDKLSAMLKTAVWCLTSPEKHFAEVIRSSIIGLGTDEESLTRAIVSRAEVDLKKVKEEYKVRYKTTVTKDVVGDTSGYYQGILLTLIGAE; encoded by the exons ATGTGTGGCTGGTGCTGCTGCCTCGAGTGCATCCATAACATCCCTCCCCTcaatctcctcttcctccacttctCCTCGGCTCCACGGACGGGAAGGGACGGAGAAGGAGCACGAACCCTCAGCCCCATGGCCTCCATCTCGGTCCCGGACCCTGCCTCTTCCCCAACCGAGGATGCAGAGAACATAAGGAAAGCAGTACAAG GGTGGGGGACGGACGAGAACGCGCTGATCGAGATCCTGGGCCACCGGACGGCGGCGCAGCGCGCGGAGATCGCCGTGGCCTACGAGGGCCTCTACGACAAGCCCCTCCTCCGCACGCTCCAAGACGAGCTCTCCAGCCACTTCAAGGTAATATACACCTTCACCTCCATGGTTGGCGACCTCCTAGCTTCGTTGTCCCCGGACACCGTCCAAAATCTCCATGTCTGCGCGTTGATCTGGTCTGGTGGTCAGGGCGCGATGACGCTGTGGACGATGGACCCGGCGGCGCGGGACGCCAAGCTGGCCTACAAGGCGCTCAGGAAGAAGGGCGGCGACCGGCACGCCTGGGTGCTCATCGAGGTCGCCTGCGCGTCGTCGCCGGACCACCTCGTCGCCGTCAGGAAGGCCTACTGCTCCGCCTATGACTCGTCGCTCGAGGAGGACGTCGCCGCCTGCCCGCTCTACAAGGAGCCCCTCAAGCAG TTCTTGGTGCGCCTGGTGAGCTCGTACCGCGACGGTGGcgaccacgtcgacggcgagctggcgagggcggaggcggccgagcTGCACGGCGCGGTGGCGGCCAAGAAGCAGCCGCTGCACGGGGACGTGGTCCGCATCGTCAGCTCCAGGAGCAAGCCGCAGCTCAAGGCGACGTTCCAGCACTACAAGCGAGAGCACGGCAAGGCCATCGACGAG GTTCTCGAGGGGAATCGCAACGACAAGCTCTCGGCGATGCTGAAAACTGCGGTCTGGTGCCTGACATCGCCGGAGAAGCACTTCGCAGAG GTGATCCGGAGCTCAATCATCGGGCTCGGCACCGACGAGGAATCCCTGACCAGAGCGATCGTCTCGCGCGCCGAGGTCGACTTGAAGAAAGTCAAGGAGGAATACAAGGTGAGGTACAAGACGACGGTGACCAAGGATGTCGTCGGCGACACTTCCGGCTACTACCAGGGCATCCTGCTCACCCTCATCGGGGCCGAGTAG
- the LOC123130805 gene encoding annexin D3 isoform X2 has protein sequence MCGWCCCLECIHNIPPLNLLFLHFSSAPRTGRDGEGARTLSPMASISVPDPASSPTEDAENIRKAVQGWGTDENALIEILGHRTAAQRAEIAVAYEGLYDKPLLRTLQDELSSHFKGAMTLWTMDPAARDAKLAYKALRKKGGDRHAWVLIEVACASSPDHLVAVRKAYCSAYDSSLEEDVAACPLYKEPLKQFLVRLVSSYRDGGDHVDGELARAEAAELHGAVAAKKQPLHGDVVRIVSSRSKPQLKATFQHYKREHGKAIDEVLEGNRNDKLSAMLKTAVWCLTSPEKHFAEVIRSSIIGLGTDEESLTRAIVSRAEVDLKKVKEEYKVRYKTTVTKDVVGDTSGYYQGILLTLIGAE, from the exons ATGTGTGGCTGGTGCTGCTGCCTCGAGTGCATCCATAACATCCCTCCCCTcaatctcctcttcctccacttctCCTCGGCTCCACGGACGGGAAGGGACGGAGAAGGAGCACGAACCCTCAGCCCCATGGCCTCCATCTCGGTCCCGGACCCTGCCTCTTCCCCAACCGAGGATGCAGAGAACATAAGGAAAGCAGTACAAG GGTGGGGGACGGACGAGAACGCGCTGATCGAGATCCTGGGCCACCGGACGGCGGCGCAGCGCGCGGAGATCGCCGTGGCCTACGAGGGCCTCTACGACAAGCCCCTCCTCCGCACGCTCCAAGACGAGCTCTCCAGCCACTTCAAG GGCGCGATGACGCTGTGGACGATGGACCCGGCGGCGCGGGACGCCAAGCTGGCCTACAAGGCGCTCAGGAAGAAGGGCGGCGACCGGCACGCCTGGGTGCTCATCGAGGTCGCCTGCGCGTCGTCGCCGGACCACCTCGTCGCCGTCAGGAAGGCCTACTGCTCCGCCTATGACTCGTCGCTCGAGGAGGACGTCGCCGCCTGCCCGCTCTACAAGGAGCCCCTCAAGCAG TTCTTGGTGCGCCTGGTGAGCTCGTACCGCGACGGTGGcgaccacgtcgacggcgagctggcgagggcggaggcggccgagcTGCACGGCGCGGTGGCGGCCAAGAAGCAGCCGCTGCACGGGGACGTGGTCCGCATCGTCAGCTCCAGGAGCAAGCCGCAGCTCAAGGCGACGTTCCAGCACTACAAGCGAGAGCACGGCAAGGCCATCGACGAG GTTCTCGAGGGGAATCGCAACGACAAGCTCTCGGCGATGCTGAAAACTGCGGTCTGGTGCCTGACATCGCCGGAGAAGCACTTCGCAGAG GTGATCCGGAGCTCAATCATCGGGCTCGGCACCGACGAGGAATCCCTGACCAGAGCGATCGTCTCGCGCGCCGAGGTCGACTTGAAGAAAGTCAAGGAGGAATACAAGGTGAGGTACAAGACGACGGTGACCAAGGATGTCGTCGGCGACACTTCCGGCTACTACCAGGGCATCCTGCTCACCCTCATCGGGGCCGAGTAG
- the LOC123130823 gene encoding mitochondrial fission 1 protein A has product MEAQMSKFFESVGSFFSGGDNIPWCDRDIIAGCEREVAEAATEEQKNDSIMRLSWALVHSKQTDDVNRGIGMIEASLDKTTSPLQTREKLYLLAVGHYRNGNYVRSRQLADRCLEIQPDWRQASSLKKAIEDKIAKDGVIGIGIATTAVGLIVGGIAAALARKK; this is encoded by the exons ATGGAGGCGCAGATGAGCAAGTTCTTCGAGTCGGTGGGCTCCTTCTTCTCCGGCGGCGACAACATCCCCTGGTGCGACCGCGACATCATCGCC GGATGTGAAAGAGAGGTTGCTGAGGCTGCAACCGAAGAACAGAAAAATGATAGCATTATGAGGCTATCTTGGGCTCTCGTCCATTCCAAGCAGACTGATGATGTGAACCGTGGAATTGGCATGATTGAAG CTTCTCTTGATAAAACCACCAGCCCACTGCAGACTAGAGAAAAACTGTATTTGCTGGCTGTTGGGCACTACAGAAATGGTAACTATGTAAGGAGCCGGCAACTTGCGGACCGTTGTTTGGAG ATTCAACCAGATTGGAGGCAGGCATCATCTCTGAAGAAGGCAATAGAGGATAAAATTGCTAAAG ATGGTGTGATCGGCATAGGAATCGCCACAACTGCGGTAGGACTTATCGTTGGTGGGATCGCAGCTGCTCTTGCAAGGAAGAAGTGA